AACATCGCCGTTTCCCTGCACGAGATGGGAATTTTGCAAAAGTTCGGCGTGGAACTGATCGGGGCGAGCTTTGAAGCGATCCAGAAGGCGGAGGACCGGAACCTCTTCCGGAAGGCGATGGAGAAACTGGGGCTGACGGTCCCCCGGTCCGGGTACATACGCTCCCTCGAAGAGGCTCTCCAGGTCATCCCGGACATCGGGTACCCGGCGATCATCCGCCCCTCCTTCACGCTCGGGGGAACGGGCGCGGGAGTCGCATACAACCGGGAAGAGTACGAGGAGGCGATCCGCTGGGCGCTGGACGCCTCGCCGAAGCGCACCGTCCTCGTCGAGCAGTCGGTCATCGGCTGGAAGGAGTTCGAGCTCGAGGTGATGCGCGACCGGGCCGACAACGTGGTCATCGTCTGCTCGATCGAAAACCTCGACCCGATGGGAGTCCACACCGGCGACTCGATCACCGTGGCCCCGGCGCAGACGCTGACCGACAAGGAGTACCAGATCATGCGCAACGCGGCCCTGCGCATCATCCGGGAGATCGGGGTCGACACCGGCGGGAGCAACATCCAGTTCGCCGTC
The DNA window shown above is from Deltaproteobacteria bacterium and carries:
- a CDS encoding ATP-grasp domain-containing protein, translating into MPKRSDLKKIMLIGSGPIIIGQACEFDYSGTQACKALREEGYEVVLVNSNPATIMTDTDFADRTYIEPITPEIVAKIIERERPDALLPTIGGQTGLNIAVSLHEMGILQKFGVELIGASFEAIQKAEDRNLFRKAMEKLGLTVPRSGYIRSLEEALQVIPDIGYPAIIRPSFTLGGTGAGVAYNREEYEEAIRWALDASPKRTVLVEQSVIGWKEFELEVMRDRADNVVIVCSIENLDPMGVHTGDSITVAPAQTLTDKEYQIMRNAALRIIREIGVDTGGSNIQFAV